A region from the Branchiostoma lanceolatum isolate klBraLanc5 chromosome 2, klBraLanc5.hap2, whole genome shotgun sequence genome encodes:
- the LOC136428227 gene encoding COUP transcription factor 2-like isoform X1, giving the protein MAMAVSTWREPGEDLSSPDKQQQQPAPVPGPGPQQPPPSQPPGQTQQSTPGPQQPGPPTPNQQTPNGGTMPQQTPTAPTQPASQQGQQQSTPTTGSQSQHIECVVCGDKSSGKHYGQFTCEGCKSFFKRSVRRNLTYSCRGNRTCPIDQHHRNQCQYCRLKKCLKMGMRREGVAVQRGRIPPTQHPAGGQYALTNGVDPINGHSYLSGYISLLLRAEPYPTSRYGTQCMQPNNIMGIDNICELAARLLFSAVEWARNIPYFPELQVTDQVALLRLVWSELFVLNASQCSMPLHVAPLLAAAGLHASPMSADRVVAFMDHIRIFQEQVEKLKALHVDSAEYSCLKAIVLFTSDACGLSDAAHIDSLQEKSQCALEEYVRSQYPNQPTRFGKLLLRLPSLRTVSSSVIEQLFFVRLVGKTPIETLIRDMLLSGSSFNWPYMSIQ; this is encoded by the exons ATGGCGATGGCAGTCAGTACATGGCGAGAACCGGGTGAAGACCTCTCGAGCCCGGacaagcagcagcagcagccggCACCCGTCCCGGGACCAGGGCCGCAGCAGCCGCCGCCGTCGCAGCCCCCAGGGCAGACGCAGCAGTCGACCCCGGGTCCGCAGCAGCCAGGCCCGCCGACCCCAAACCAGCAGACGCCGAACGGCGGGACGATGCCGCAACAGACGCCGACGGCCCCGACGCAACCGGCCTCGCAGCAGGGCCAACAACAGTCCACCCCAACCACGGGCAGCCAGAGTCAGCACATCGAGTGCGTCGTGTGCGGGGACAAGAGTTCCGGAAAGCACTATGGCCAGTTCACATGCGAGGGTTGCAAGAGTTTCTTCAAGAGAAGCGTCCGTCGGAACCTGACCTACTCCTGCCGGGGCAACCGCACCTGCCCCATCGACCAACACCACCGGAACCAGTGTCAGTACTGCCGGCTCAAGAAGTGTCTGAAGATGGGCATGAGACGAGAAGGTGTGG CGGTTCAACGGGGCCGGATTCCCCCGACCCAGCACCCAGCCGGCGGCCAGTACGCCCTGACCAACGGAGTAGACCCGATCAACGGCCACTCGTACTTGTCCGGGTACATCTCTCTCCTGCTACGGGCTGAACCCTACCCGACCTCGCGCTATGGCACACAGTGTATGCAGCCCAACAACATTATGGGCATTGACAACATCTGCGAGCTCGCGGCTCGCCTCCTCTTCAGTGCCGTGGAATGGGCCAGGAATATTCCCTACTTCCCCGAGTTACAAGTCACCGACCAAGTAGCGCTGTTGCGCCTGGTGTGGAGTGAGCTATTCGTGCTGAACGCCTCACAGTGCTCCATGCCCCTTCACGTCGCCCCATTGCTTGCCGCCGCTGGCCTGCATGCCAGCCCCATGTCAGCCGACCGAGTCGTGGCGTTCATGGATCACATACGCATATTCCAGGAGCAAGTAGAGAAACTGAAAGCATTGCACGTGGATTCTGCAGAGTACAGCTGTCTCAAGGCGATCGTGCTCTTCACCTCAG ATGCATGCGGCCTGTCGGACGCGGCTCACATCGACTCCCTGCAGGAGAAGTCGCAGTGCGCGCTCGAGGAGTACGTCCGGTCCCAGTACCCCAACCAACCCACGCGGTTCGGCAAGCTGCTGCTGCGCCTGCCATCCCTCCGCACCGTCTCCTCTTCCGTCATAGAGCAGTTGTTTTTCGTCCGCCTGGTAGGTAAGACTCCCATCGAAACCTTAATCCGAGATATGCTCTTGTCTGGAAGCTCCTTTAACTGGCCATACATGTCAATCCAGTGA
- the LOC136428227 gene encoding COUP transcription factor 2-like isoform X2 — MAMAVSTWREPGEDLSSPDKQQQQPAPVPGPGPQQPPPSQPPGQTQQSTPGPQQPGPPTPNQQTPNGGTMPQQTPTAPTQPASQQGQQQSTPTTGSQSQHIECVVCGDKSSGKHYGQFTCEGCKSFFKRSVRRNLTYSCRGNRTCPIDQHHRNQCQYCRLKKCLKMGMRREAVQRGRIPPTQHPAGGQYALTNGVDPINGHSYLSGYISLLLRAEPYPTSRYGTQCMQPNNIMGIDNICELAARLLFSAVEWARNIPYFPELQVTDQVALLRLVWSELFVLNASQCSMPLHVAPLLAAAGLHASPMSADRVVAFMDHIRIFQEQVEKLKALHVDSAEYSCLKAIVLFTSDACGLSDAAHIDSLQEKSQCALEEYVRSQYPNQPTRFGKLLLRLPSLRTVSSSVIEQLFFVRLVGKTPIETLIRDMLLSGSSFNWPYMSIQ, encoded by the exons ATGGCGATGGCAGTCAGTACATGGCGAGAACCGGGTGAAGACCTCTCGAGCCCGGacaagcagcagcagcagccggCACCCGTCCCGGGACCAGGGCCGCAGCAGCCGCCGCCGTCGCAGCCCCCAGGGCAGACGCAGCAGTCGACCCCGGGTCCGCAGCAGCCAGGCCCGCCGACCCCAAACCAGCAGACGCCGAACGGCGGGACGATGCCGCAACAGACGCCGACGGCCCCGACGCAACCGGCCTCGCAGCAGGGCCAACAACAGTCCACCCCAACCACGGGCAGCCAGAGTCAGCACATCGAGTGCGTCGTGTGCGGGGACAAGAGTTCCGGAAAGCACTATGGCCAGTTCACATGCGAGGGTTGCAAGAGTTTCTTCAAGAGAAGCGTCCGTCGGAACCTGACCTACTCCTGCCGGGGCAACCGCACCTGCCCCATCGACCAACACCACCGGAACCAGTGTCAGTACTGCCGGCTCAAGAAGTGTCTGAAGATGGGCATGAGACGAGAAG CGGTTCAACGGGGCCGGATTCCCCCGACCCAGCACCCAGCCGGCGGCCAGTACGCCCTGACCAACGGAGTAGACCCGATCAACGGCCACTCGTACTTGTCCGGGTACATCTCTCTCCTGCTACGGGCTGAACCCTACCCGACCTCGCGCTATGGCACACAGTGTATGCAGCCCAACAACATTATGGGCATTGACAACATCTGCGAGCTCGCGGCTCGCCTCCTCTTCAGTGCCGTGGAATGGGCCAGGAATATTCCCTACTTCCCCGAGTTACAAGTCACCGACCAAGTAGCGCTGTTGCGCCTGGTGTGGAGTGAGCTATTCGTGCTGAACGCCTCACAGTGCTCCATGCCCCTTCACGTCGCCCCATTGCTTGCCGCCGCTGGCCTGCATGCCAGCCCCATGTCAGCCGACCGAGTCGTGGCGTTCATGGATCACATACGCATATTCCAGGAGCAAGTAGAGAAACTGAAAGCATTGCACGTGGATTCTGCAGAGTACAGCTGTCTCAAGGCGATCGTGCTCTTCACCTCAG ATGCATGCGGCCTGTCGGACGCGGCTCACATCGACTCCCTGCAGGAGAAGTCGCAGTGCGCGCTCGAGGAGTACGTCCGGTCCCAGTACCCCAACCAACCCACGCGGTTCGGCAAGCTGCTGCTGCGCCTGCCATCCCTCCGCACCGTCTCCTCTTCCGTCATAGAGCAGTTGTTTTTCGTCCGCCTGGTAGGTAAGACTCCCATCGAAACCTTAATCCGAGATATGCTCTTGTCTGGAAGCTCCTTTAACTGGCCATACATGTCAATCCAGTGA